CGATGATGGTGCCGGACCTGGCCACCGCGCGTGCGGTGGGCGAGGTCGACGACGTCGCCGCGCGCCTGTTGTGCGGTCCGCAGCGGCCGATCGTGCTGATGCCGCGCCGGGCCACCGCGCGGGTCTGCGCCGAGGTCGCGCCCCGCAGCCCCGATGTGGGTGTGATGATCGCCTACAGTCCACTGCACACCCTGCTGTTCGGGCTTCCCGGTGATCCGCCCGGTCCCGAGGCGCTGGTGATGACGTCGGGGAACCGCAGCGGCGAACCGATCTGTTTCGACGACGACGATGCGCTGCAACGGTTGTCCGGCCTCACCGACGGGTGGCTGATGCACGACCGCGCCATCCTGGTGCCGTGTGACGATTCCGTGGTCCGCGTCGTCGCGGGCGAGGAGATGGCGATCCGCCGGTCCCGCGGGTACGCCCCACTGCCGGTGGCGCTGCCGATCCCGGTGGTCCCGACGCTGGCCGTGGGTGCCGATCTCAAGAACACCCTGGCCGTGGCCGACCAGGAGTACGCATGGTTGAGCGGATACGTCGGGGACATGGACGATCTGGCGACGCTGTCGGCGTTCGGTCGAGCGGTGAACCACCTGCAGGCGCTCACCGGCACCACACCGCAGATGGTCGTCGCCGACGCGCACCCCGGTTACCGGTCGACGTCGTGGGCCCACCGCAATGCCGGGGACCGTCCGGTGCGCCATGTGCAGCATCACCACGCGCACATCGCGGCGGTCATGGGTGAGCACGGTCTGGACGGTTCCGAGCGTGTGCTCGGCATCGCGTTCGACGGCACCGGGTTCGGGGTCGACGGCGCGGTGTGGGGTGGTGAGGTCCTGCTCGCCGACTACAAGGGTTTCGAGCGGGTCGCACACCTGGCCTATGTGCCGCTCGCGGGCGGCGACGTGAGTGTGCGGCGTCCATGTCGGATGGCCCTGTCGCATCTGTGGGCCGCCGGGATCCGGTGGGACGCCGACCTTCCGCCGGTGCGGGCCTGCCCCGAGGAGGAACGTCGGGCACTGTTGAGTCAACTGACCACCGGCAACGGCTGTGTACCCACGTCGAGCATGGGACGCCTGTTCGATGCCGTCTCGGCGTTGATCGGGGTGCGCCAGACCGTGGACTACGAGGCCCAGGCCGCGATCGAACTCGAGGGGTTGGCGCGCCGCACGCCCGCCGGTACACCGGCCTATGCCTTCGCGCTGCACACCGATCGGCAACCCGCCACGTTCGACCCGGCTCCCGTACTCGCCGCGGTGATCGCCGATCTGCGGGCCGACCTGGCACCCGCGGTCATCAGCGCGCGCTTCCACCAGGCCGTCATGAATCTCGTGGTCGACCTGTCGCGCTTGGCCGCGGGTGGCCCGGTGGTTCTGACCGGCGGCGTGTTCCAGAACGCGCTGCTGCTGGAGGCGACGCTGGCCGCCTTGCGGGAGAACGGGATTCACGCACTCACCGCGCACCGGATACCACCGAACGACGGCGGCATCGCGCTCGGGCAACTGCTGGTGGGAAACGCGGGGTGATGCCATGACCGTCCATCCGCCGCAGCGCCTGCCCACCGGCTACGAACTGTTCACGCGCTACGCCTTCCCGCCCAACGAACTCGGATACTGCGGGCCCGCCGGGTCGGGTGATCGCGATCCTGCCGAATTGGCTTACCACGCACCCGAGTTCGACGGGGCCTGGCCGTATCTGCGCGTGATCGCCCGCGCGATCGGCCAGGAACCGCTGGCCGAGGACGTGGTGGCGGCCTACTGGGTGGGCGGGCCGCCGCTGCTGCGGGTGGACCCGGCGGAACTGCTCGCCGGGGTGCGCACCGCGTTCGCGGGTCAGGTGTGCGGTCTTCTCGACGACGTCGCCGTGTCCGAATCGGTGCTGGCCCATCACAGCTTCCACGTGT
This region of Mycolicibacterium goodii genomic DNA includes:
- the hypF gene encoding carbamoyltransferase HypF, producing MTGRRRLRVDVHGVVQGVGFRPFVYTTAAAFGLTGEVRNDSTGAIIEIEGDAVDLQRFLHRLRDAPPPLAVIESVDVRSLPVARGTGFRIADTARADGGRTLAAPDVAMCAQCAAEQRDPHNRRYRHAFINCTNCGPRFTIIAALPYDRESTTMAGFAMCAECAREYADPADRRFHAQPVCCPDCGPRLRLHTAAGENATADAALRRARALLAEGAILAVKGIGGYHLACDAANRRAVAELRRRKRRGDKPFAMMVPDLATARAVGEVDDVAARLLCGPQRPIVLMPRRATARVCAEVAPRSPDVGVMIAYSPLHTLLFGLPGDPPGPEALVMTSGNRSGEPICFDDDDALQRLSGLTDGWLMHDRAILVPCDDSVVRVVAGEEMAIRRSRGYAPLPVALPIPVVPTLAVGADLKNTLAVADQEYAWLSGYVGDMDDLATLSAFGRAVNHLQALTGTTPQMVVADAHPGYRSTSWAHRNAGDRPVRHVQHHHAHIAAVMGEHGLDGSERVLGIAFDGTGFGVDGAVWGGEVLLADYKGFERVAHLAYVPLAGGDVSVRRPCRMALSHLWAAGIRWDADLPPVRACPEEERRALLSQLTTGNGCVPTSSMGRLFDAVSALIGVRQTVDYEAQAAIELEGLARRTPAGTPAYAFALHTDRQPATFDPAPVLAAVIADLRADLAPAVISARFHQAVMNLVVDLSRLAAGGPVVLTGGVFQNALLLEATLAALRENGIHALTAHRIPPNDGGIALGQLLVGNAG
- a CDS encoding DUF6390 family protein encodes the protein MTVHPPQRLPTGYELFTRYAFPPNELGYCGPAGSGDRDPAELAYHAPEFDGAWPYLRVIARAIGQEPLAEDVVAAYWVGGPPLLRVDPAELLAGVRTAFAGQVCGLLDDVAVSESVLAHHSFHVFVVYPWVTFLDRNPDVALQVLQNCRIRWGTVTGVEGEHVRLESRPLVRNGRRVELGDPVTELARWSRNGTSLTAAPRPGDIVSAHWDWVCDTLSPHDVTALTDTTVTTLGVVNALRER